In Gemmatimonadaceae bacterium, the following proteins share a genomic window:
- a CDS encoding zf-HC2 domain-containing protein codes for MDCREFRSKHVAYVDDLLAAVDMEGMRAHLGRCPSCARQDTAVRRSLMLVHNLPTIEPSADFMVRLNARLTEVGPSLRYAPRSSLFFSMPAMSTFAAVAAGIVVVVVMSMRTAHYVVPTQVAAAPVAQAADSSPDLSFTAIAAPEATPLANAAYVAAVPMGIPFWPAMLMAGEAPVRFASMELQSSEGR; via the coding sequence ATGGACTGTCGCGAGTTTCGAAGCAAACACGTGGCGTACGTCGACGACCTGCTGGCGGCCGTCGACATGGAAGGGATGCGAGCGCACCTCGGCCGCTGCCCCTCGTGCGCGCGTCAAGATACCGCCGTGCGGCGAAGCCTGATGCTCGTGCACAACCTTCCGACCATCGAGCCGTCGGCCGATTTTATGGTCCGCCTGAACGCAAGACTGACCGAGGTCGGCCCGTCGCTACGTTACGCCCCGCGCAGTTCTCTGTTCTTCTCGATGCCGGCGATGAGCACGTTCGCCGCGGTCGCGGCGGGCATCGTCGTTGTCGTCGTGATGTCGATGCGAACGGCGCATTACGTCGTTCCGACGCAGGTCGCGGCCGCTCCCGTCGCCCAAGCGGCCGATTCGTCACCTGATCTCAGTTTCACGGCCATTGCGGCGCCCGAGGCCACGCCGCTCGCGAATGCGGCGTACGTCGCCGCCGTGCCGATGGGAATCCCGTTTTGGCCCGCGATGCTGATGGCCGGCGAGGCCCCGGTTCGATTCGCGAGTATGGAGCTTCAGTCGTCCGAAGGACGCTGA
- the mutS gene encoding DNA mismatch repair protein MutS gives MSTSAQTPLMQQYREIKGRHQNAILFFRMGEFYEMFYDDAETASRVLGLTLTSRNNGGAADVPLAGVPVKAAGDYVRRLVQQGFRVAICEQTEDPKLAKGVVRREVIETVTPGVALADDLLDGTRNNFICAILVAAEREAFNPDARVGVAAADVSTGEVRLIDTTLGDLDPLMARLAPREILVPPDSRARLPASRSEALVTERELWEFDAPLAAEDLARQYTVLSLEGFGLGASDGAVVGAAGALLRYLRELQPAGLPQLARPIVERPGGAMPLDEMTRRNLELVESLRGGGAEGTLLSVLDRTGTPMGARLLRQWILAPLTNRVAIDGRLDGVDRFVADPIAREAMRDAIDDVRDVERLAAKAAARRSTPRELRALGDSLAALPSVASALQRVAAAGRLAEMSAAWDDAPEIARRLCTFLVERPPLAIGEDAVIAVGIDAELDGLRELRDGGRDAIAKIQADERARTGIPSLKVGFNKVFGYYIEVTRSNLHLVPEDYQRRQTITSGERFVTPALKEHEERVLTAAERIESRERELFDALRAAAGVEIARLQRIARTVAELDVLATLADVAAREGYVRPVVSDAFELEIAAGRHPVVERMMPRDKFIPNDLRLVEDARVIILTGPNMAGKSTVLRQIGLIVLMAQAGSFVPASAAHIGVVDRIFTRVGASDNLVRGQSTFMVEMSETSAILHTASARSLVLLDEIGRGTATYDGVSIAWAVTEHLHDTIRCKTVFATHYHELTQLADELTALRNFNVAVREAGEQILFLHRLEPGGADRSYGIEVGRLAGLPGEVINRARRVLTLLEGEQLVRGLGGASGPTPVGKQQATPTDQLGLFGGAPHPVVEQLVRVDANTLTPLDALSLLARLADEARKTH, from the coding sequence ATGTCGACGTCCGCGCAGACGCCACTCATGCAGCAGTATCGCGAGATCAAAGGACGGCATCAGAACGCGATCCTGTTTTTTCGCATGGGCGAGTTCTACGAGATGTTCTACGACGACGCTGAAACGGCGTCGCGCGTCCTCGGGCTCACGCTGACCTCACGCAACAATGGCGGCGCCGCCGACGTGCCGTTGGCCGGCGTTCCCGTGAAGGCGGCCGGTGACTACGTGCGCCGTCTCGTCCAGCAAGGGTTTCGGGTCGCCATCTGCGAGCAGACGGAGGACCCGAAGCTCGCCAAGGGCGTCGTTCGCCGAGAGGTCATCGAGACGGTGACTCCAGGCGTCGCGCTCGCCGACGACCTGCTCGACGGCACGCGAAACAACTTCATCTGCGCGATTCTGGTGGCGGCTGAACGCGAAGCGTTCAACCCGGATGCGCGAGTTGGCGTGGCGGCGGCAGACGTTTCGACGGGCGAAGTGCGGCTGATCGATACGACGCTCGGCGATCTCGATCCGCTGATGGCGCGTCTCGCGCCTCGTGAGATTCTCGTGCCGCCGGATTCGCGCGCGCGTCTTCCGGCGTCGCGCAGTGAGGCGCTCGTCACCGAGCGCGAGCTGTGGGAGTTCGACGCACCGCTGGCCGCGGAAGACCTCGCGAGGCAATACACTGTGTTGTCGCTCGAAGGCTTCGGGCTCGGCGCGTCGGATGGTGCAGTCGTGGGAGCCGCCGGCGCGTTGCTGCGCTATCTACGCGAGCTGCAGCCCGCGGGTCTGCCGCAACTGGCGCGACCGATCGTCGAACGGCCGGGTGGTGCGATGCCGTTGGACGAGATGACCCGCCGCAACCTCGAGTTGGTAGAGTCGCTGCGCGGTGGCGGAGCCGAGGGGACGCTGCTCTCGGTGCTCGACCGCACCGGCACGCCGATGGGCGCGCGGCTCTTGCGACAATGGATCCTCGCGCCGCTGACGAATCGTGTCGCGATCGACGGGCGGCTCGACGGCGTCGACAGGTTCGTCGCCGATCCGATCGCGCGCGAAGCGATGCGCGACGCCATCGACGACGTGCGCGACGTGGAGCGCCTCGCCGCGAAAGCCGCGGCGCGGCGAAGCACGCCGCGCGAGCTGCGCGCCCTCGGCGATTCGCTCGCCGCGTTGCCCTCGGTGGCGTCGGCGCTACAGCGAGTTGCAGCGGCCGGACGGTTGGCCGAGATGTCGGCGGCGTGGGACGACGCGCCGGAAATCGCGCGGCGACTCTGCACGTTCCTCGTCGAGCGTCCACCGCTGGCGATCGGTGAGGATGCGGTGATCGCGGTGGGCATCGACGCTGAACTGGACGGCTTGCGCGAGCTCCGCGACGGCGGACGCGACGCGATCGCGAAGATTCAGGCAGACGAGCGCGCGCGAACCGGCATCCCGTCGCTCAAGGTCGGATTCAACAAGGTCTTCGGCTACTACATAGAAGTCACGCGGTCCAACCTGCACCTCGTGCCCGAGGACTATCAGCGCCGCCAGACGATCACGTCGGGCGAGCGCTTCGTGACGCCCGCCCTCAAGGAACACGAGGAGCGCGTCCTCACCGCGGCCGAACGCATCGAGTCGCGCGAGCGCGAATTGTTCGACGCGCTTCGCGCCGCGGCGGGCGTGGAGATCGCGCGATTGCAGCGGATCGCGCGTACGGTCGCGGAATTGGACGTGTTGGCGACGCTCGCCGACGTCGCGGCGCGCGAGGGGTACGTGAGGCCGGTCGTGTCCGACGCGTTCGAGCTCGAGATCGCGGCGGGGCGCCACCCGGTCGTCGAACGGATGATGCCGCGCGACAAGTTCATTCCGAACGACCTGCGTCTCGTCGAGGATGCACGCGTGATCATCCTCACGGGGCCCAACATGGCGGGCAAGTCGACCGTTCTCCGCCAGATTGGTCTGATCGTGCTGATGGCGCAGGCGGGAAGCTTCGTCCCGGCGTCGGCGGCGCACATCGGCGTGGTGGACCGGATCTTCACACGCGTCGGCGCGAGCGACAATCTCGTGCGCGGGCAATCGACGTTCATGGTCGAGATGAGCGAGACGAGCGCGATCCTGCACACAGCGTCGGCGCGCAGTCTCGTATTGCTGGACGAGATCGGCCGAGGCACGGCGACGTACGACGGTGTGTCGATCGCGTGGGCGGTGACCGAGCACCTCCACGACACGATTCGCTGCAAGACCGTGTTCGCCACGCACTACCATGAGTTGACTCAACTCGCCGACGAGCTCACCGCGCTGCGCAATTTCAACGTCGCGGTGCGCGAGGCGGGCGAGCAGATCCTGTTCCTCCATCGGCTCGAGCCGGGCGGCGCGGATCGGTCCTATGGCATCGAGGTCGGCAGACTCGCGGGTTTGCCCGGTGAAGTAATCAACCGCGCGCGGCGAGTGCTGACGTTGCTCGAAGGAGAGCAGCTAGTGCGCGGCCTCGGAGGGGCATCGGGCCCAACGCCAGTCGGCAAACAGCAAGCGACGCCGACGGACCAGCTCGGCCTTTTCGGCGGCGCGCCGCACCCGGTCGTGGAACAGCTCGTCCGCGTGGATGCCAACACGCTAACGCCCCTGGATGCGCTCTCGCTGCTCGCCAGGCTGGCCGACGAGGCGAGGAAGACGCACTGA
- a CDS encoding pitrilysin family protein, with protein sequence MRIPIETLRLPNGLFVSLSEDHTAPIVAVNLWYHVGSANEPPGRTGFAHLFEHMLFQGSADVEANEHFELVQRAGGTLNGSTWLERTNYFETLPSNQLELALWLEANRMGKLLPAMTQQKLDTQRDVVMNERRWSMDNQPYGSWMEKLPALCFPPEHPFHHSLMGSMEDLTAASLGDVEQFFATYYTPDNAVLSIAGDFEPAEARRLVERHFGEIPRGAGKPPLPDMSLPPVFGEWRREVVADDIMLPRLFLAFRSPVFGTKEYYAASTCGAVLGLRNASLLRRRLVRERQVAAEVTAFTYDLSKGMDLLVVDATARPGISADQLERDVANEIDAVMRDGVSDEDVERAIAVIQTMFVSAMQQAAERADRISLFATYLGDPTKVNDEVDRYRAVTAKAVNAFIRERLGENNRASLVYVPRDASSEELVGSGAAAAIE encoded by the coding sequence ATGCGCATTCCGATCGAAACCCTTCGGTTGCCGAACGGACTATTTGTGAGCCTGTCCGAAGATCATACGGCGCCGATCGTCGCGGTGAATCTTTGGTACCACGTCGGTTCAGCGAACGAGCCGCCCGGTCGCACAGGGTTCGCGCATCTGTTCGAGCACATGTTGTTCCAGGGTTCGGCCGACGTCGAGGCGAACGAGCACTTCGAGCTCGTGCAGCGCGCGGGCGGAACGCTCAACGGATCCACCTGGCTCGAGCGCACCAACTATTTCGAAACGCTGCCATCGAACCAGCTCGAACTGGCACTGTGGCTGGAAGCGAACCGCATGGGCAAGCTGCTGCCCGCGATGACGCAGCAGAAGCTCGACACGCAGCGCGACGTCGTGATGAACGAACGCCGCTGGTCGATGGACAACCAGCCGTACGGCTCGTGGATGGAAAAGCTCCCCGCTCTCTGCTTTCCGCCCGAGCACCCGTTTCATCACTCGCTCATGGGCTCGATGGAGGACTTGACGGCGGCGAGCCTCGGCGACGTCGAGCAGTTCTTCGCCACCTACTACACCCCCGACAACGCGGTCTTGTCGATCGCGGGCGACTTCGAGCCTGCCGAGGCGCGGCGACTCGTCGAAAGGCATTTCGGCGAGATTCCGCGCGGCGCGGGGAAGCCGCCACTGCCTGACATGTCGCTCCCGCCTGTGTTCGGTGAGTGGCGCCGTGAAGTCGTCGCCGACGACATCATGCTGCCGCGACTGTTCTTGGCGTTTCGCTCGCCGGTCTTCGGGACGAAGGAGTACTACGCTGCGAGCACGTGCGGCGCAGTGCTGGGACTCCGGAACGCGAGCCTCTTGCGGCGGCGCCTCGTGCGCGAGCGGCAAGTCGCCGCCGAAGTGACGGCCTTCACGTACGACTTGTCGAAGGGAATGGATCTGCTCGTCGTCGACGCGACGGCGCGGCCGGGAATCTCGGCCGACCAACTCGAGCGCGACGTCGCGAACGAGATCGACGCCGTCATGCGAGACGGAGTATCCGACGAGGATGTCGAGCGGGCGATCGCCGTCATCCAGACGATGTTCGTCTCGGCGATGCAGCAAGCGGCCGAGCGCGCCGACCGAATCTCGTTGTTCGCTACATATCTCGGCGATCCGACGAAGGTGAACGACGAGGTGGACCGTTATCGCGCGGTGACGGCAAAGGCCGTGAACGCGTTCATCCGCGAACGATTGGGCGAGAACAACCGCGCGAGCCTCGTGTACGTGCCGCGCGACGCGTCGTCTGAGGAACTCGTGGGATCTGGAGCCGCGGCGGCGATCGAATGA
- a CDS encoding YdcF family protein translates to MLPPRRANWWRLGWLVSLLMFAGWALSLVGVYVWGHRDTARPVAAIVVMGAAQYGGRPSPVFRARIDHGIDLWRRGLAPRLIFTGGPGDRDTTSEAAVAERYAIDHGVTPRAIMIENAGRSTAESLQHVAALMDAEPSRTVILVSDPFHMLRLTILARRYGLTAYASPTRTSPISTNWRESWKYALGESIKVPIAFLLQRRE, encoded by the coding sequence ATGCTTCCGCCGCGACGGGCGAATTGGTGGCGGCTCGGCTGGCTCGTGAGCCTTCTGATGTTCGCCGGGTGGGCGTTGTCGCTCGTCGGCGTCTATGTCTGGGGGCATCGCGATACCGCGCGTCCCGTCGCGGCAATCGTCGTCATGGGAGCCGCGCAATACGGCGGCCGGCCGTCGCCCGTCTTTCGAGCCCGCATCGACCACGGGATCGATCTGTGGCGCCGCGGCCTGGCGCCACGGCTGATTTTTACCGGCGGTCCGGGCGACCGCGACACGACGAGCGAGGCCGCGGTCGCCGAGCGCTACGCCATCGACCACGGCGTGACGCCGCGCGCGATCATGATCGAGAACGCAGGCCGCTCGACGGCTGAATCACTTCAGCACGTCGCGGCGCTGATGGACGCCGAACCGTCGCGGACGGTGATTCTCGTAAGCGATCCGTTCCACATGTTGCGGCTGACGATTCTAGCTCGACGCTACGGGCTCACGGCCTATGCGTCGCCGACGCGGACGAGCCCCATCTCGACGAATTGGCGCGAGTCGTGGAAGTACGCGCTCGGCGAATCGATCAAGGTGCCGATCGCTTTTCTGCTTCAGCGCCGAGAATAG
- a CDS encoding NUDIX hydrolase → MTPLESAGQVGTERKYTGKIIAVDRDTVRFPDGSVGELDIIRHPGASAIVPFVSDVDGEDPQILLLRQYRYAAGDFLYEIPAGRLEPGEDPRDCAVRELREETGCAASRLDFMFTMFTTPGFTDERIHVFLATGLERGSTAHEPDEFMTVETMTLSRALELIQEGRINDAKTALSILYAAGFRAGR, encoded by the coding sequence ATGACACCGCTCGAAAGCGCCGGTCAGGTCGGGACCGAGCGCAAGTACACCGGCAAAATCATCGCGGTCGACCGGGATACGGTTCGCTTTCCTGATGGGTCGGTCGGAGAACTGGACATCATTCGCCATCCCGGGGCGAGCGCGATCGTCCCGTTCGTCAGCGACGTCGACGGCGAAGATCCGCAGATCCTCTTGCTGCGTCAGTATCGATACGCGGCCGGTGATTTTCTGTACGAGATTCCCGCCGGCCGTCTCGAGCCGGGCGAGGATCCGCGGGACTGCGCCGTTCGAGAACTTCGTGAAGAGACCGGATGCGCCGCCTCCCGGTTGGACTTCATGTTCACGATGTTCACGACGCCTGGCTTTACGGACGAGCGCATCCACGTCTTTCTGGCCACGGGGCTCGAGCGCGGGTCAACCGCGCACGAACCCGACGAGTTCATGACGGTCGAGACAATGACCCTCTCCCGCGCGCTCGAGTTGATCCAAGAGGGGCGGATCAACGACGCGAAAACGGCGCTCTCAATCCTCTACGCCGCAGGGTTCCGAGCCGGTCGCTGA
- a CDS encoding SPOR domain-containing protein: MTLRSRSLVRWFGALLLLAAGSSVRAQNVAAQGNAITPAADSVFARARTLVKSGNGAAGRVLVDSMIAASPPDSPMYAEALYWRAALAATPSDAERDYRRLVVDYWFGPHVGDALLQLAQVESARGDRAAAAGHLERFMLEAPSHPERPRAGLMLVRLLFDQNDIPRGCRAWRDATNAAPASAVELRNQLGYYAGRCTANDVSVGSRVPIAYPPGSPPPATVRDTTPTRGEPAAAPSAGRYTLQIAAYQTKTEATRLVTRLAARGVTARIVGATKPFRVRVGRYETRGAAMAAQTQLKAKKLSAIVTEIGSDDK; encoded by the coding sequence ATGACGCTGAGATCGCGCTCGCTCGTTCGATGGTTCGGGGCTCTGTTGCTGCTCGCGGCGGGATCGTCGGTCCGCGCGCAGAACGTCGCCGCGCAGGGGAACGCGATCACGCCCGCGGCAGATTCGGTGTTCGCGCGCGCGCGGACTCTGGTGAAGAGCGGTAACGGCGCGGCGGGGCGGGTTCTCGTTGACTCGATGATCGCGGCGTCGCCGCCGGACTCGCCGATGTACGCCGAGGCGCTGTACTGGCGCGCGGCGTTGGCGGCCACTCCGTCGGATGCCGAGCGCGATTACCGCCGCCTCGTCGTCGACTACTGGTTTGGACCGCACGTCGGCGACGCTCTGTTGCAACTCGCGCAGGTGGAATCGGCTCGTGGCGACCGCGCCGCGGCCGCCGGGCACCTCGAGCGTTTCATGCTCGAGGCCCCGTCGCATCCCGAACGCCCCCGCGCGGGGCTGATGCTCGTGCGTCTGCTGTTCGACCAGAACGACATCCCCCGTGGATGCAGGGCGTGGCGAGATGCGACGAATGCGGCGCCGGCGAGCGCCGTCGAGCTTCGAAATCAGCTTGGCTATTACGCGGGCCGGTGCACGGCGAACGACGTCAGCGTCGGATCGCGTGTCCCGATCGCCTACCCGCCAGGGTCGCCGCCGCCGGCGACGGTCAGAGACACGACGCCGACCCGCGGCGAGCCCGCGGCGGCGCCGTCGGCGGGCCGCTACACGCTCCAAATCGCCGCCTATCAAACGAAGACAGAGGCGACGCGGCTCGTGACCCGGCTCGCGGCGCGCGGCGTGACCGCGCGCATCGTCGGTGCGACAAAGCCGTTCCGCGTTCGCGTGGGACGGTACGAAACGCGCGGCGCCGCGATGGCCGCGCAGACGCAACTCAAGGCGAAGAAGCTCAGCGCGATCGTCACGGAAATCGGTTCAGACGACAAGTGA
- a CDS encoding pitrilysin family protein: MSAPTAQQPRKSPRPAPGPRRDYHFPRFVRRRLENGLELIVAPVTKLPLVTVAVVIDAGAVCDSAGREGVARLGAKLMLEGTDKYDGAELTERFERLGASIDAEADWDEAALTMTVTSDRLPAAFDLLGEVLRSPAFPQREVDRLKAEREAELLQLRAEPRGLADELFTQFLYTPSSRYARPDGGDEASVAGLERSHFRAFYESRYAPGATTVIVVGDVTADRAEELARSTLGGWSGSKPQKIAADASPSRLGRAVHIVAKADAPQSELRIGHIGIPRNHPDFFAVNVMNAILGGLFNSRINLNLREAHGYTYGAFSVFDWRRQAGPFLVQTAVRSDITDAAAREVLIEIDRIRADRVGEDELSLATSYLDGVFPIRFETTAAIAAALSILVVHGLPEDYYDRYRERVRAVTRDQILEAARQHLHPEALQLVAVGDPSVIRERLTTLEFGPVSLYDATGQRIE; the protein is encoded by the coding sequence ATGAGCGCGCCCACGGCACAGCAGCCTCGAAAGTCGCCGCGCCCGGCGCCGGGACCACGCCGCGACTACCACTTTCCGCGGTTCGTTCGCCGCCGGCTCGAGAATGGCCTCGAGCTCATCGTGGCGCCGGTTACAAAACTGCCGTTGGTGACGGTGGCGGTCGTCATAGACGCGGGCGCCGTCTGCGATTCGGCGGGGCGCGAAGGTGTCGCCCGGCTCGGCGCGAAGCTCATGCTCGAGGGCACGGACAAATACGACGGAGCCGAGCTTACCGAGCGGTTCGAGCGGTTGGGCGCTTCGATTGACGCTGAGGCTGATTGGGACGAAGCGGCGTTGACGATGACCGTGACGTCGGACCGGCTGCCCGCCGCGTTCGATCTGCTCGGCGAAGTGCTGCGCTCGCCGGCATTCCCGCAGCGCGAAGTCGACCGACTCAAGGCTGAGCGCGAAGCGGAGCTGCTCCAACTGCGAGCCGAGCCGCGGGGCTTGGCCGATGAGCTGTTCACGCAGTTTCTCTATACGCCGTCATCGCGCTATGCGCGGCCCGATGGCGGCGACGAAGCAAGCGTAGCGGGCCTCGAGCGGTCGCACTTCCGGGCGTTTTATGAATCGCGCTACGCTCCGGGCGCGACGACCGTCATCGTCGTCGGCGACGTGACCGCGGATCGCGCCGAAGAGCTGGCGCGTTCGACGCTTGGTGGGTGGTCCGGAAGCAAACCGCAAAAAATCGCGGCAGACGCGTCACCGTCGCGCCTTGGCCGAGCGGTGCACATCGTGGCGAAGGCGGACGCGCCGCAATCGGAGCTGCGCATCGGACACATCGGAATTCCGCGCAACCATCCGGACTTCTTCGCCGTGAACGTGATGAACGCGATTCTCGGCGGGCTGTTCAACTCGCGCATCAACTTGAATCTGCGCGAAGCGCACGGCTACACGTACGGCGCCTTCTCGGTGTTCGACTGGAGACGTCAAGCCGGGCCGTTCCTCGTTCAGACCGCCGTGCGGTCCGACATCACCGATGCGGCCGCGCGCGAGGTGCTGATCGAGATCGACCGGATTCGCGCCGACCGCGTGGGCGAGGACGAGCTGTCGCTTGCGACGAGTTACCTCGACGGCGTTTTTCCCATTCGGTTCGAGACGACGGCGGCGATCGCGGCGGCGTTGTCGATCCTCGTCGTGCACGGTTTGCCGGAGGACTATTACGACCGGTATCGAGAGCGCGTGCGGGCGGTGACGCGCGATCAGATCCTCGAAGCCGCGCGACAGCACTTGCACCCCGAGGCGCTGCAACTCGTCGCCGTCGGCGATCCGTCGGTGATACGAGAGCGGCTCACGACGCTCGAGTTCGGGCCGGTCTCGCTGTACGACGCCACGGGCCAGCGCATCGAATGA
- the holA gene encoding DNA polymerase III subunit delta, with amino-acid sequence MSPPPAADAKVLRTAAKERSFDPAYYFYGDDDYLKNEELRRLIDAAIEPATRDFNLEFLRGSEVDATTLGSIASTPPMMAERRAVVVREVNALKKDARAILDAYLDRPAPDALVVLVAPAGVKPDKALLSTTTGIEFAPLSGARIPRWISYYVEHDLHASITSGAVTLLQEAVGTELAQLRVELDKLAAFTGGATIDEIAVSAVVGIRPGETLGDFLDAVARRDAVAAVGMLDTVMQQPKASAVTTVMALAAQTFAIAWAQAARERGSHAGKLTQDLFSLLKESGSVFTGRSWGEFVSTCVREAERWSPAAIDAALDALLEADKTLKDSRVSSDEQVLATLVLLLCSARPGRRAA; translated from the coding sequence ATGTCGCCGCCCCCCGCCGCTGACGCAAAGGTGCTGCGCACCGCGGCCAAAGAGCGCTCCTTCGATCCGGCCTACTATTTCTACGGCGACGACGACTACCTCAAGAACGAGGAGCTGCGTCGGCTGATCGACGCCGCGATCGAGCCGGCGACGCGAGACTTCAATCTCGAGTTCTTGCGCGGGAGTGAGGTCGACGCGACGACTCTCGGCTCCATCGCCAGCACGCCTCCGATGATGGCCGAGCGGCGCGCCGTGGTCGTGCGAGAGGTGAACGCGTTGAAGAAGGACGCGAGGGCGATCCTCGACGCCTACCTCGACCGGCCCGCCCCCGACGCGCTGGTGGTGCTCGTTGCGCCGGCCGGCGTGAAGCCGGACAAAGCGCTTCTATCGACGACGACGGGGATCGAGTTCGCGCCGCTCAGCGGCGCGCGGATTCCACGCTGGATCTCATATTACGTCGAGCACGATCTGCACGCCTCCATCACGAGCGGCGCCGTCACACTGCTCCAGGAAGCGGTCGGCACGGAGCTGGCGCAGCTGCGCGTAGAGCTCGACAAGCTGGCCGCGTTCACCGGCGGAGCGACGATCGACGAGATCGCTGTGTCCGCGGTCGTGGGTATCCGACCCGGGGAAACGCTCGGCGATTTCCTCGATGCGGTGGCGCGCCGCGACGCCGTGGCTGCAGTGGGGATGCTCGACACCGTGATGCAACAACCGAAAGCCAGCGCCGTCACCACGGTGATGGCGCTCGCCGCCCAGACTTTCGCGATCGCGTGGGCGCAGGCGGCGCGTGAACGAGGCTCGCACGCGGGGAAGCTGACCCAGGATCTGTTTTCGCTGCTCAAGGAATCCGGATCCGTGTTCACCGGACGTTCGTGGGGCGAGTTCGTCTCGACCTGCGTGCGCGAGGCCGAGCGCTGGTCGCCCGCGGCGATCGACGCCGCGTTGGACGCGCTGCTCGAGGCCGACAAGACCCTCAAGGACAGCAGAGTATCCTCGGACGAGCAAGTGCTCGCGACACTGGTCCTTCTATTGTGCAGTGCGCGCCCCGGACGGCGCGCCGCTTGA
- a CDS encoding sigma-70 family RNA polymerase sigma factor, which yields MAEVAIKRAPLAGAARQRLQTLDDASVVGAFLGGEERAFTELVERYQTRLLNFIYRTIGDRERAEDLVQEVFIRVYRHLHRFDRTKKFSTWVYTIASNLAKNELRNRSRNPLVLFQTIKANWDDEERPLQFEDTTARPDDMFRRRHLRALVEETVARLPEHHRQVFVLRELEGKSYEEIAEITDCNLGTVKSRLNRARNAFASIIEPKID from the coding sequence ATGGCTGAAGTCGCAATCAAACGGGCGCCGTTGGCTGGCGCGGCACGTCAAAGACTCCAGACGCTGGACGATGCGTCCGTCGTCGGAGCGTTTCTCGGGGGCGAGGAGCGCGCCTTTACCGAGCTGGTCGAGCGGTACCAGACGCGGCTTCTCAACTTCATCTACCGGACGATCGGGGACCGGGAGCGGGCCGAGGATCTCGTGCAAGAGGTCTTCATCCGGGTGTACCGACATCTGCACCGATTCGACCGGACGAAGAAGTTCTCGACGTGGGTCTACACGATCGCGTCGAACCTGGCGAAGAACGAGCTCCGCAATCGTTCCCGCAATCCGTTGGTCCTGTTCCAGACCATCAAGGCCAACTGGGACGATGAAGAGCGTCCGCTGCAATTCGAAGACACGACCGCTCGCCCCGACGACATGTTCCGTCGCCGGCATCTGCGGGCTCTCGTGGAGGAGACCGTGGCTCGGCTTCCGGAGCATCACCGGCAGGTGTTTGTGCTCCGCGAACTGGAGGGGAAGTCGTACGAGGAGATTGCCGAGATCACGGACTGCAACTTGGGAACGGTAAAGTCACGGCTGAACAGGGCGCGCAACGCCTTTGCGTCGATCATCGAGCCGAAGATCGATTAG
- a CDS encoding alpha/beta fold hydrolase yields the protein MLRIIYLVAAGAALAYVGLLLMLWHYQERVLFQPPRAVHDGPVQAERVSYRTADGIELFGFLVGNCRSPRTAVIAFHGNADVSRWFIPWATRLSREADACVLLPEYRGYDGIGGGPTYRTSALDAEAAMDFLTRRLGIAHTDVVLYGHSLGSAVAAELAAHDTPRALVLQSPLSTAKAMAARLGVPGISGLWRLISRIHFDTPTRVHTLRAPVWVSHGDRDVVVPVRMGREVFAAAGNKGELLVVRGAGHNDVPEVGGPAYWSWLVRAVDSGEAPSAGAILGAEAEKRSAP from the coding sequence GTGTTACGAATCATCTATTTAGTCGCAGCCGGAGCGGCGCTCGCCTATGTCGGGCTCCTCCTCATGCTCTGGCACTATCAGGAACGGGTGCTGTTTCAGCCGCCTCGCGCGGTGCATGACGGACCCGTCCAGGCCGAGCGCGTTTCCTATCGGACCGCCGACGGAATCGAGCTCTTCGGTTTCCTCGTCGGCAACTGCCGATCGCCTCGAACCGCGGTAATCGCCTTCCACGGCAACGCTGACGTGTCCCGCTGGTTCATCCCGTGGGCCACGCGGCTCTCCCGCGAGGCCGACGCATGCGTCCTGTTGCCCGAGTATCGGGGATACGACGGAATCGGCGGGGGGCCTACGTACAGGACCTCCGCCCTCGACGCCGAAGCGGCCATGGATTTCCTGACGCGGCGGCTCGGCATCGCGCACACCGACGTCGTCCTCTACGGCCACTCGCTCGGCAGCGCCGTCGCCGCGGAGCTTGCTGCGCATGACACCCCGCGCGCGCTCGTCCTGCAATCGCCCCTGAGCACGGCAAAAGCGATGGCGGCCCGCCTGGGGGTGCCGGGGATATCCGGGCTGTGGCGACTCATCTCCCGCATCCACTTCGACACGCCGACGCGAGTTCACACGCTCCGCGCTCCCGTGTGGGTGTCGCACGGGGATCGCGACGTCGTGGTGCCGGTGCGCATGGGACGCGAGGTCTTCGCGGCGGCCGGGAACAAGGGCGAGTTACTCGTCGTTCGCGGCGCCGGACACAACGACGTTCCGGAGGTCGGCGGTCCGGCGTACTGGTCGTGGCTGGTGCGCGCCGTGGACAGTGGTGAGGCCCCGTCCGCCGGGGCTATTCTCGGCGCTGAAGCAGAAAAGCGATCGGCACCTTGA